A stretch of the Hydra vulgaris chromosome 09, alternate assembly HydraT2T_AEP genome encodes the following:
- the LOC136085193 gene encoding zinc finger MYM-type protein 1-like: MSNRTYQSGAAKRKKAAKAKEDISKYLPLTSFLLVQKSKPVVSEDVFLCPTSNFVSIDSALLPNETLEIQQELEPEQEPEPEQEPEPAQVPEPVQEPEPAQEPESNQIKTYPNATTKTTQKTDPALWHQLSQEAQSFWISNGPSMCQNNDGSFKNSEWLSCGQKRYLSKSCFRRELHNGEFVNREWLLYSPSTGSVFCFACTLFSSKHSNFSTTGFDDWKNALKCISGHENGSEHHKNMLTYSSRQRESGQLDSVLLKQLHNEQLYWQNVLKRIVAVVKFLSSRGLPFRGNNEIIGSEQNGNYLGTLELLSQFDPFLHEHMKKHGNSGKGNTSYLSANICEEFICLMRNKVLSEIISELKKAKYYSISVDSTPDLSHVDQLTFTVRYVKDLAPVERFLQFVPIHGHGAEHLETVVLNFLQENEISISDCRGQSYDNALNMAGQYSGLQKRIKDKSESALFIPCAGHSLNLVGNSAAGCCLEAIIFFDFVQCLYNFFYASTHRRQVLLSFVGKGKKIVKQLSGTRWSARADAVTCLHDSYDEIKKALEFLIKDISQSKETQNDAQNLITKMNTFEIVFLTIFWNDILCHFNETSKILQ; the protein is encoded by the coding sequence aTGTCTAATCGGACTTATCAAAGTGGTGCTGCAAAGAGGAAAAAAGCCGCTAAAGCAAAAGAAGACATTTCAAAATATCTTCCTTTGACATCATTTCTTTTGGTACAAAAGTCAAAGCCTGTTGTGTCCGAAGATGTATTTCTTTGTCCAACTTCAAATTTCGTAAGCATTGATAGTGCTTTGTTGCCAAATGAAACTCTAGAAATTCAACAGGAACTGGAACCAGAACAGGAGCCAGAACCAGAGCAGGAGCCAGAACCAGCACAGGTGCCAGAACCAGTACAGGAGCCAGAACCAGCACAGGAGCCagaatcaaatcaaattaaaacttatccAAACGCAACAACAAAAACTACTCAAAAAACTGACCCAGCATTGTGGCATCAGTTATCCCAAGAAGCTCAATCATTTTGGATTTCTAATGGCCCGTCCATGTGCCAGAACAATGATGGGAGCTTCAAAAATTCGGAATGGTTGAGTTGCGGACAAAAAAGGTACTTATCAAAATCTTGCTTTAGACGTGAACTACACAATGGCGAATTTGTCAATCGTGAATGGCTATTATACTCACCTTCAACAGGTTCTGTTTTTTGCTTTGCTTGTACCTTATTCTCCAGCAAACACTCTAATTTTTCCACAACTGGATTTGATGACTGGAAAAATGCCTTAAAATGTATATCTGGACACGAGAATGGTTCTGAACATCACAAAAATATGCTTACTTACTCCAGTCGGCAGAGAGAAAGCGGCCAGCTTGACTCTgtattattaaaacagttaCATAACGAACAATTGTACTGGCAAAATGTGCTGAAAAGAATTGTTGCAGTTGTAAAGTTCTTGTCATCAAGAGGATTGCCATTTCGTGGAAACAATGAAATCATTGGTTCAGAGCAAAATGGTAATTATTTAGGAACTCTTGAGTTACTTAGCCAGTTTGACCCATTCCTACATGAACACATGAAAAAACATGGAAATTCTGGAAAAGGTAATACTTCATACCTCTCCGCCAATATCTGTGAGGAGTTTATATGCCTAATGAGAAATAAAGTTTTGAGCGAAAtaatttctgaattaaaaaaagcaaaatactaCTCAATCAGCGTTGACTCAACTCCAGACTTGTCACATGTAGATCAATTAACTTTTACAGTTCGATATGTTAAAGACTTGGCACCAGTTGAgcgttttttgcaatttgttcCCATTCACGGGCATGGAGCTGAACATTTAGAAACagtggttttgaattttttacaagaaaatgaAATTTCAATATCTGACTGTCGTGGGCAGTCATACGATAATGCATTAAATATGGCAGGACAGTACTCAGGCCTACAAAAGAGGATTAAAGACAAAAGTGAATCAGCATTGTTTATTCCTTGTGCTGGACATTCTTTAAATCTGGTTGGCAACAGTGCAGCTGGATGTTGTTTagaagcaattattttttttgactttgttCAATGCctctacaactttttttatgcaTCAACTCATCGTAGGCAAGTGCTTCTGTCTTTTGTTGGCAAAggcaaaaaaattgtcaaacaGCTTTCTGGAACTCGATGGTCAGCGCGTGCAGATGCTGTGACTTGTCTGCATGACAGTTATGATGAGATTAAAAAAGCACTTGAATTTTTGATCAAGGACATAAGTCAGTCAAAAGAAACTCAAAATGATGCTCAAAATCTCATCACGAAAATGAACACTTTTGAGATTGTTTTTCTGACAATTTTCTGGAATGATATTCTTTGTCATTTTAATGAAACATCGAAGATTTTACagtaa
- the LOC136084978 gene encoding uncharacterized protein LOC136084978: MNRKKLSGAQNRALASKRAKECEKNKQTLQELHWFYKATNQNTDLKSAELNKSEQTIELSYYDLHSLGSVENETDDSFNDELKPEENKGVENDPALWPSILEQKEKEEIIKKCPSTLPDDFPRDASNNRAFPKEVLFIALPNGEKF, from the exons ATGAATCGTAAAAAACTTTCTGGTGCCCAGAATAGGGCATTGGCTTCCAAAAGGGCAAAagaatgtgaaaaaaataaacaaacgctCCAAGAATTACATTGGTTTTACAAAGCTACTAATCAAAATACTGATTTGAAG TCGGCCgaattaaataaatcagaacAAACAATAGAGTTATCGTATTATGATCTACATTCTCTTGGTTCTGTAGAAAATGAAACAGACGACAGTTTTAATGATGAATTGAAACCCGaagaaaataaag gcGTTGAAAATGACCCAGCACTCTGGCCATCGATTCTTgagcaaaaagaaaaagaagaaataatcaaaaaatgtcCATCAACTTTACCTGATGATTTCCCACGAGATGCTTCTAATAACAGGGCTTTCCCAAAAGAAGTTCTTTTCATTGCATTGCCTAAtggagaaaaattttaa